One region of bacterium CG_4_10_14_0_2_um_filter_33_32 genomic DNA includes:
- the dnaJ gene encoding molecular chaperone DnaJ produces MAVNKRDYYEILGVSKNASDNEIKKAYRKLAQQHHPDKGGGDDTKFKEANEAYQVLSDSQKRAQYDQFGHAFNQGSEGQGFGGFDFSGQGGSGAGFDFSEMFNGGGFSDIFDSFFTGGAGRQRGPQRGSDLQVAIEITLKEAAFGVEKTIDVFKKDICDECKGTGAAKGTKIIKCSKCGGSGQVQTTRRTILGQISQVTVCPKCQGSGEYPEKVCSNCGGDGRVRKSKKIKIKIPAGVDNGSTIRLSGEGEAAPKGGIPGDLFINIVIKPDNQFIREGDNLIKQEEISFADAALGTVLRLETLDGKIDLKISAGTQSGKVFKIPNKGIKHLQGQGYGDMFVKVKVITPTGLNGFQKELFQKLKEEEKSGGFWHF; encoded by the coding sequence ATGGCAGTAAATAAAAGAGACTATTACGAAATTTTAGGAGTTTCCAAAAATGCTTCTGATAATGAAATCAAGAAAGCGTATAGGAAACTTGCGCAGCAACATCATCCAGATAAGGGTGGCGGTGATGATACAAAATTTAAAGAAGCAAATGAGGCTTATCAGGTTTTGTCAGATTCCCAGAAAAGGGCTCAATATGATCAATTTGGGCATGCTTTTAATCAGGGATCTGAAGGTCAAGGATTCGGAGGGTTTGATTTTTCCGGACAAGGCGGGTCAGGAGCAGGTTTTGATTTTTCCGAAATGTTTAATGGTGGCGGGTTCTCTGATATATTCGATTCTTTTTTTACTGGAGGTGCGGGGAGACAAAGGGGTCCGCAAAGGGGTTCTGATCTTCAAGTTGCCATAGAAATAACCTTAAAGGAAGCCGCGTTTGGAGTTGAAAAAACAATCGATGTTTTTAAAAAAGATATTTGTGATGAATGCAAAGGAACTGGAGCTGCTAAAGGAACTAAGATTATAAAATGTTCTAAATGTGGAGGATCTGGTCAGGTTCAGACAACCAGAAGAACAATTTTAGGCCAAATTAGTCAAGTTACCGTATGTCCAAAATGTCAGGGATCAGGTGAATATCCTGAAAAAGTATGCAGTAATTGCGGAGGTGATGGCCGAGTTAGAAAATCCAAAAAAATTAAAATTAAAATACCGGCTGGTGTTGATAATGGATCTACAATAAGGCTTTCTGGTGAAGGAGAGGCTGCTCCTAAGGGCGGTATCCCCGGTGATTTATTTATTAATATTGTAATAAAACCCGATAATCAATTTATAAGAGAGGGTGATAATCTTATTAAACAAGAAGAAATTAGCTTTGCTGATGCTGCCTTAGGTACTGTTTTAAGGCTAGAAACATTAGATGGGAAAATAGATTTAAAGATTTCGGCAGGAACCCAATCCGGTAAAGTATTTAAGATTCCAAATAAAGGGATTAAACATTTACAAGGTCAAGGTTATGGAGATATGTTTGTGAAAGTAAAGGTTATTACCCCAACTGGATTAAACGGTTTCCAAAAAGAGCTATTTCAAAAACTAAAAGAAGAAGAGAAAAGTGGCGGCTTCTGGCATTTTTAA